The Rhea pennata isolate bPtePen1 chromosome 9, bPtePen1.pri, whole genome shotgun sequence genome has a segment encoding these proteins:
- the FAM43A gene encoding protein FAM43A gives MLPWKRSKFELIEGEARRQSKPKGYALSVHYSALTSLARACPESALHRVGSMFRSKRRKFRVTSEDPTYTVLYLGNATTIQSKGEGCTDLAVCKIWSKSEAGRQGTKMKLTISAQGIRMAHAEDKGLRRPGHLYLLHRVTYCVADPRLPRVFAWIYRHELKHKAVMLRCHAVLVSKPEKAKAMALLLYQTSATALAEFRRLKKRDDARHQQQQLVGEQSIPLVPLRKLLNGQCCYKPPVERSRSAPKLGSITEDLLGEEQEERAMHCDCEDILEALGEPEGELLRAGAGRGESPELGRLLRDLGELSLGNDLRSLRADLRVRRLLSGESTGSESSLESNGQDGAGPPGSGAEQPPSGDPETG, from the coding sequence aTGCTGCCCTGGAAGAGGAGCAAGTTTGAGCTGATCGAGGGCGAGGCGCGGCGGCAGAGCAAGCCCAAGGGCTACGCGCTGAGCGTGCACTACTCGGCGCTCACCTCGCTGGCCCGCGCCTGCCCCGAGAGCGCCCTGCACCGCGTGGGCAGCATGTTCCGCTCCAAGCGGAGGAAATTCCGCGTGACCAGCGAGGACCCCACGTACACCGTGCTCTACCTGGGCAACGCCACCACCATCCAGTCCAAGGGTGAGGGCTGCACCGACCTGGCCGTCTGCAAGATCTGGAGCAAGAGCGAGGCGGGCCGGCAGGGCACCAAGATGAAGCTGACCATCAGCGCGCAGGGCATCCGCATGGCCCATGCCGAGGACAAGGGGCTGCGGCGCCCCGGCCACCTCTACCTGCTGCACCGGGTCACCTACTGTGTGGCCGACCCGCGCCTGCCGCGCGTCTTCGCCTGGATCTACCGCCACGAGCTGAAGCACAAGGCGGTGATGCTGCGCTGCCACGCTGTGCTCGTCTCCAAGCCCGAGAAGGCAAAGGCCATGGCCCTGCTACTCTACCAGACCTCGGCCACGGCGCTGGCCGAGTTCCGCCGGCTGAAGAAGCGGGACGACGCgcggcaccagcagcagcagctggtgggCGAGCAGAGCATCCCGCTGGTGCCGCTGCGGAAGCTGCTCAACGGGCAGTGCTGCTACAAGCCGCCGGTGGAGCGGAGCCGCAGCGCGCCCAAGCTGGGCTCCATCACCGAGGACCTGCTGGgcgaggagcaggaggagcgGGCCATGCACTGCGACTGCGAGGACATCCTGGAGGCGCTGGGCGAGCCCGAGGGCGAGCTGctccgcgccggcgccggccgcggcgagAGCCCGGAGCTGGGCCGGCTCCTGCGCGACCTGGGCGAGCTCAGCCTCGGTAACGACCTGCGCTCGCTGCGCGCCGACCTCCGCGTCCGGCGGCTGCTTTCCGGCGAGAGCACGGGCAGCGAGTCCTCCCTCGAGAGCAACGGGCAGGACGGCGCCGGCCCGCCCGGCAGCGGCGCCGAGCAGCCGCCCTCCGGCGACCCCGAGACCGGCTGa